One genomic window of Procambarus clarkii isolate CNS0578487 chromosome 43, FALCON_Pclarkii_2.0, whole genome shotgun sequence includes the following:
- the LOC138349916 gene encoding uncharacterized protein, which produces MGEVTAAVANAAATEAAAVASASAASAANRSICSNKSASLTASAEEEAASAAAAAAAQHKQQQQQQQLRRTEENTEEEEKEEEEKEKQEEEEEEEEEEEEEEKEKEEEEKLYNAE; this is translated from the exons ATGGGTGAAGTAACAGCAGCGGTGGCGaatgcagcagcaacagaagcggcAGCAGTAGCATCCgcatcagcagcatcagcagcgaaCAGAAGCATTTGTAGCAACAAATCAGCATCACTAACAGCATCAGCAGAAGAagaagcagcatcagcagcagcagcagcagcagctcagcataaacagcagcagcagcagcagcagctca ggaggacggaagaaaat acggaggaggaggagaaggaagaggaagagaaggagaaacaggaggaggaggaggaggaggaggaggaggaggaagaggaagagaaggagaaagaggaggaggaaaaaCTCTACAATGCGGAATGA